One window of the Solanum stenotomum isolate F172 chromosome 11, ASM1918654v1, whole genome shotgun sequence genome contains the following:
- the LOC125844906 gene encoding uncharacterized protein LOC125844906, giving the protein MVDRARALGDQPSMEDLYIFRAMVRNEGEKCLTYVHEADRINVQADYRRDKVHDDHLYSPIRRQGKGGVAGRMARAVEKGRAPIEMDESASEDDHTTSDISFISRGQTHEFTPGASGMTYQPTNIDIVSYTTSQILRNPSLSSLENVFGGSRPQHFENAPNFNSSPGLPMSIETPDVVNHLEDSNNNIESNELDDSNDEVENANECGEPSVKEKRTIFPKRCGTGTINIFILFFDINAPLFS; this is encoded by the coding sequence ATGGTTGATAGAGCGAGAGCACTTGGTGATCAGCCATCAATGGAGGATTTATACATATTTCGTGCAATGGTCCGgaatgaaggagaaaaatgCTTGACATATGTGCACGAGGCTGATAGGATTAATGTACAAGCCGATTATAGAAGAGATAAGGTACATGATGATCATTTATATTCCCCTATTCGTAGGCAAGGAAAAGGTGGTGTTGCTGGTAGGATGGCTCGTGCTGTTGAGAAAGGACGAGCGCCTATTGAAATGGACGAATCAGCCTCCGAAGATGATCACACAACTTCTGATATTAGTTTCATTTCAAGGGGCCAAACTCATGAGTTCACTCCTGGTGCATCAGGTATGACATATCAACCAACAAATATTGATATTGTCTCATACACGACGTCACAAATATTAAGGAATCCAAGTCTTTCGTCACTTGAGAATGTATTTGGTGGTTCTCGGCCTCAACATTTTGAGAATGCCCCCAACTTTAATTCATCACCTGGGCTGCCAATGTCCATTGAGACCCCTGATGTTGTTAATCATTTAGAGGACTCCAATAATAATATAGAAAGTAATGAGTTGGATGATTCCAACGATGAAGTGGAGAATGCAAACGAATGTGGTGAACCATCAGTGAAGGAGAAGCGTACGATTTTTCCTAAGCGTTGTGGGACTGGTACTATTAAcatctttatattattttttgacatAAATGCTCCTCTTTTTAgttga
- the LOC125845976 gene encoding protein MAIN-LIKE 2-like, translated as MAGYSAYQLDPGPLEPLVLTQQLTHMSRDIWDGNVNMILNTRRCDGKFWDFVKKYPIHPRVLEVIELSGLYGVYRSNRPSIDRSLITSLVERWRPETHTFHFRTGEATITLQDVEVLYGLPVNGDPVLGDESIRTIRDWQNICQRLLGFIPRPQDFNCSSLKVTALNAHMLEQLQLPDLATQDMINQMARCYMFWMIAGMMMADTSGNYLKLMFLPMLEDLNVVSSYSWGX; from the coding sequence ATGGCTGGTTATAGTGCATACCAATTGGATCCCGGTCCACTTGAACCATTAGTATTAACTCAACAACTTACCCATATGTCACGGGATATATGGGATGGAAATgttaatatgattttaaataCGAGGAGGTGTGATGGAAAATTTTGGGACTTTGTAAAGAAATATCCCATTCATCCACGAGTCTTAGAAGTGATTGAATTATCAGGATTATATGGTGTTTATAGATCAAATCGACCTAGTATTGATCGTAGCTTGATCACTTCACTAGTAGAGAGATGGCGTCCTGAGACTCATACCTTTCACTTTAGGACGGGTGAGGCGACAATCACCTTGCAAGATGTAGAAGTGTTGTATGGCTTACCTGTGAATGGTGATCCAGTACTTGGTGATGAGTCGATAAGGACCATAAGGGATTGgcaaaatatttgtcaaagaTTGTTAGGTTTTATTCCACGTCCTCAAGACTTCAACTGTAGTAGCCTCAAGGTAACTGCACTTAATGCACATATGCTCGAGCAACTACAATTACCTGACTTGGCAACACAAGATATGATCAATCAAATGGCTAGATGTTACATGTTTTGGATGATTGCTGGTATGATGATGGCAGATACATCTGGCAACTATTTAAAGCTTATGTTCCTTCCTATGCTCGAGGATCTCAATGTAGTTAGCTCTTATAGTTGGGGTNCCTAG
- the LOC125844902 gene encoding uncharacterized protein LOC125844902, with the protein MAKSRGNPSIKHSKTSKKKEEKPHSWAVVRSLFTCKHLQVIARPDSQQEVILKEEKVNSKGQHEGEDNNNKKKSKKMKCSGSICSNTKVMHRPEPSPSPPKGRKLTGTSSFSSSASASASASSSSLLSSSPATSSSIRGMPFRKLSGCYECRMVVDPIARDPSLRSNICGECGHIFMKAENLELHQAVRHAVSELGPEDTSRNIVEIIFQSSWLNKRTPVCKIDRILKIRNTPTTISRFEEYREAIKVKATNLVKKHPRCIADGNELLRFHCTTFMCSLGLNGSSNLCTVPNCNVCALIKNGFKLATTTHHGTKKGILTTATSGKAHDNSRVVVEEEEEEERRAMLVCRVIAGRVKKTLDGNNNNNNNNSNNLEEYDSIGGAAGLYSNLDELYVFNPKAILPCFVVIYKSF; encoded by the exons ATGGCCAAAAGCAGAGGAAATCCCAGTATCAAGCACTCAAAAACCagtaagaaaaaagaagaaaaaccaCATTCATGGGCAGTTGTAAGAAGCCTCTTTACTTGTAAACATCTACAAGTAATTGCAAGGCCAGATAGCCAACAAGAAGTAATACTAAAAGAAGAGAAAGTTAATTCTAAAGGCCAACATGAAGGTGAAGACAATAATAACAAGAAGAAGAGCAAGAAAATGAAGTGTTCTGGCTCCATATGTAGTAACACAAAGGTCATGCATAGGCCTGAGCCATCACCATCGCCTCCTAAAGGACGTAAATTAACTGGCACTAgtagtttttcttcttctgcttcTGCTTCAGCTTCAGCTTCGTCGTCTTCACTACTCTCAAGTTCACCAGCTACATCGTCGTCGATTAGAGGAATGCCATTCAGGAAACTTTCAGGTTGTTATGAATGTAGAATGGTTGTTGATCCAATAGCTAGAGATCCTTCTTTGAGATCAAATATTTGTGGTGAATGTGGACATATTTTTATGAAAGCTGAGAATTTGGAACTTCATCAAGCTGTAAGACATGCTG TATCTGAATTGGGTCCAGAGGACACAAGTAGAAACATAGTGGAAATCATATTTCAGTCAAGTTGGTTAAACAAAAGGACCCCAGTATGCAAGATAGACAGAATCTTGAAAATTCGCAATACTCCTACAACTATTTCAAGATTTGAGGAATACAGAGAGGCTATTAAGGTTAAGGCAACTAACCTTGTCAAAAAACACCCACGTTGTATTGCTGATGGAAATGAACTATTAAGGTTCCATTGCACAACATTCATGTGTTCACTTGGCCTAAATGGTTCCTCAAATTTGTGTACTGTCCCTAATTGTAACGTTTGTGCTCTCATCAAAAATGGATTCAAGCTAGCTACTACTACTCATCATGGCACAAAGAAAG GTATATTGACGACCGCGACGAGCGGGAAGGCGCATGACAACTCGAGAGTTGtggtggaggaggaggaggaggaggagaggAGGGCAATGTTAGTTTGCAGGGTAATTGCAGGAAGGGTGAAGAAAACTTTGGatggaaataataataataataataacaatagtaATAATTTGGAGGAATATGATTCTATTGGTGGAGCTGCTGGACTTTATTCCAATTTGGATGAGTTGTATGTGTTTAATCCTAAGGCTATATTGCCTTGCTTTGTTGTCATTTACAAAAGTTTCTAG